In Juglans microcarpa x Juglans regia isolate MS1-56 chromosome 4S, Jm3101_v1.0, whole genome shotgun sequence, a single window of DNA contains:
- the LOC121263327 gene encoding protein ABC transporter 1, mitochondrial-like: MGLLKELGRVVNGLSLVAKEVVGRSQAVEAAKNGDLQCLIKKAILSATDISGLTKGKVRILSHPSSSNSGSVVHFTTATADDSSASSEEVTPVAFQQQQQNSSSFDDQGDTVSSIEQASSSSSNSAAENSDVRDGFRPVNEGELQDLVEKDNAQVAFKRRKPRERRVPSTPFSRALGFAGLGAGLAWGTVQESARRLVFGTPRSQDNQSAVSPFLSEQNAQRLALALCRMRGAALKIGQMLSIQDESLVPPPILAALDIVRQGADVMPRSQLNQVLDAELGLDWSSKLTSFDYEPIAAASIGQVHRAVTKDGMQVAMKIQYPGVADSIESDIENVRLLLDYTNLIPEGLYLDRAMKVAREELARECDYKVEAANQKHFRNFLSGTEGFYVPLVVENISSRKVLSTELVSGIPIDKVALLDQKTRNYIGKKLLELTLNELFVYRFMQTDPNWSNFLYDDATKLINLIDFGAARDFPKSFVDDYLRMVIACANGDRDAVIEMSIRLGFLTGKESEIMFDAHVQAGFVVGLPFSKPGGYDFRSTNVTQNLSNLGATMLKHRQTPPPDEVYSLHRKLSGAFLACMKLGAVVPCREVLLKIYDHYQFGEEDGEILSSGSSSS, from the exons ATGGGGTTGCTGAAGGAGCTGGGTAGGGTCGTGAATGGACTATCGTTAGTCGCCAAGGAGGTCGTGGGGCGTTCTCAAGCTGTGGAAGCCGCCAAGAATGGAGATCTTCAATGCCTAATCAAGAAAGCCATTCTATCCGCCACTGATATCTCTGGCCTCACCAAGGGAAAGGTCCGCATCCTCTCCCACCCAAGCTCCTCTAATTCCGGTTCCGTCGTTCACTTCACAACCGCCACCGCTGACGATTCTTCCGCGTCCTCGGAGGAGGTCACGCCTGTTGCCtttcaacaacaacaacaaaactcCTCATCATTCGACGATCAGGGTGATACTGTTAGTAGTATAGAacaagcttcttcttcttcttctaactcTGCGGCGGAGAATTCGGATGTTAGAGACGGATTTAGGCCTGTCAATGAAGGTGAGCTCCAGGATTTGGTGGAGAAGGACAATGCCCAAGTGGCATTTAAGAGGCGAAAGCCAAGGGAGAGGAGAGTTCCTTCCACCCCATTTTCCAGAGCGCTTGG GTTTGCTGGCCTTGGTGCGGGGCTTGCGTGGGGAACGGTTCAGGAGTCTGCCAGGAGGCTTGTCTTTGGCACGCCACGCTCACAAGACAATCAATCTGCGGTCTCCCCATTCCTCTCTGAACAAAATGCACAGCGTCTGGCCCTTGCGCTTTGCAGAATGCGTGGAGCAGCACTCAAAATAGGCCAGATGTTGAGTATACAGGACGAATCCCTTGTCCCTCCTCCG ATCTTGGCTGCTCTGGATATAGTCCGCCAAGGTGCAGATGTGATGCCAAGGAGCCAGCTCAATCAAGTGTTGGATGCTGAATTGGGTCTTGACTGGTCGTCGAAGTTGACCAGCTTTGATTATGAACCCATAGCTGCGGCAAGCATAGGACAG GTGCATCGAGCTGTCACAAAGGATGGTATGCAAGTGGCTATGAAAATTCAGTACCCTGGTGTTGCAGATAGCATTGAAAGTGACATAGAGAACGTGAGACTTCTTTTAGATTATACAAATCTAATTCCAGAAGGACTTTATCTTGACAGAGCTATGAAG GTGGCAAGAGAAGAATTAGCTCGTGAATGTGACTATAAAGTGGAAGCAGCAAATCAAAAACACTTCCGTAATTTTTTATCTGGCACAGAGGGGTTTTATGTTCCGTTGGTTGTGGAAAATATTTCTAGCAGAAAAGTCTTAAGTACAGAACTCGTTTCTG GAATTCCAATTGATAAAGTGGCATTACTGGACCAGAAAACTCGTAATTATATTGGCAAAAAGTTGCTGGAGCTCACGTTGAATGAGTTATTTGTATACCGTTTCATGCAG ACTGATCCTAATTGGAGTAATTTCTTGTATGATGATGCAACAAAATTAATCAATCTCATCGACTTTGGAGCTGCTCGTGATTTTCCTAAAAGTTTTGTTGATGACTACTTAAGAATG GTGATTGCATGTGCAAATGGTGATAGAGATGCAGTCATTGAGATGTCAATAAGACTAGGGTTCCTCACAGGAAAGGAGTCGGAGATAATGTTCGATGCCCATGTTCAAGCTGGTTTTGTTGTGGGATTGCCTTTTTCGAAGCCAGGTGGATATGACTTCCGTTCCACCAACGTTACGCAAAACCTCTCAAACCTTGGGGCAACCATGCTTAAGCACAGGCAGACACCACCGCCTGATGAAGTCTACAGTCTTCATCGGAAGCTTTCTGGTGCTTTTCTGGCTTGCATGAAGCTTGGGGCTGTTGTACCATGCAGGGAAGTATTGTTAAAGATTTATGACCATTATCAATTTGGTGAAGAAGATGGGGAGATCTTGTCAAGTGGCTCTAGTTCTTCATAG
- the LOC121263330 gene encoding uncharacterized protein LOC121263330 yields the protein MASDETMKLQSSAQEDDYEDDIYDGYDHEQHPNPHNLSRLSVCTSSSMYGNDEDEEEEEDGSYFRAIEADNGMSISVESFYADEELSDERESKELVSGLWSDSDSEQGFYSLPATPPRRRNRPGGVLNLNHQQLIEVKEYASENEAQKGLLGRKKRRNNERRERRILRERWLLEKAGWDNFDCNNKSKNNIMRMGVVDVAGGNSNCHSFSAESDQGGGDGGSGIGTGLMVITRPKGGRRSLCMDLEEVKACRDLGFELEHERMLEMPSHLSVSGSTLDTSSGGNSPIGNWRISSPGDDPRDVKARLKVWAQAVALASTSRQGS from the exons ATGGCTTCGGATGAGACTATGAAACTCCAATCTTCAGCGCAGGAAGATGACTACGAAGATGATATCTATGATGGGTATGATCATGAACAACATCCCAATCCCCACAACTTGTCCAGGCTTTCTGTGTGTACCAGCAGTTCCATGTACgggaatgatgaagatgaggaggaggaggaggatgggaGCTACTTTCGAGCTATCGAAGCAGACAATGGCATGAGCATTTCAGTTGAGAGCTTTTATGCAGACGAAGAGTTATCCGATGAAAGAGAAAGTAAAGAACTAGTTTCAGGGCTGTGGTCTGACTCCGATAGCGAACAGGGCTTTTATTCACTGCCGGCGACTCCCCCACGACGTAGGAACAGGCCGGGTGGGGTTCTGAATCTGAATCATCAGCAGCTGATAGAGGTCAAAGAATATGCCAGCGAGAACGAAGCTCAAAAGGGTCTTTTGGGAAGGAAAAAGAGGAGGAACAATGAGAGGAGGGAAAGGAGAATCTTAAGGGAGAGATGGCTGCTGGAAAAAGCTGGTTGGGACAATTTTGATTGCAACAACAAGAGCAAGAACAACATAATGAGGATGGGAGTAGTTGATGTCGCTGGTGGTAATTCCAACTGCCATAGCTTCAGCGCAGAAAGTGACCAGGGCGGTGGCGATGGTGGCAGTGGTATTGGTACAGGGTTGATGGTGATAACAAGGCCAAAGGGAGGAAGAAGATCTCTGTGCATGGATTTGGAGGAAGTGAAGGCTTGCAGAGATCTTGGGTTTGAGTTGGAACACGAGCGCATGCTGGAGATGCCCTCTCACCTCTCTGTTTCTGGTTCCACGCTTGACACCAGCAGTGGTGGCAATTCCCCCATTGGCAACTGGCGCATATCCAGCCCAG GTGATGATCCACGAGATGTCAAGGCTCGGCTCAAAGTATGGGCACAGGCAGTGGCGCTCGCATCGACATCTCGCCAGGGAAGCTGA
- the LOC121263328 gene encoding pectin acetylesterase 12, translated as MRVVLTVLGYAFCVAGFVLSGSEPGYFEEFNARELDIDKEKEGLLSFLENHAAAASPSSPNPLMVPLTLIQGAASKAAVCLDGTLPGYHLHRGHGSGENSWLIHLEGGGWCYTRRSCVYRKNTRRGSSNFMEKEIPFTGILSNKAEENPDFFNWNRVKLRYCDGASFSGSGQNEAAQLNFRGQQIWLAAMEDLMSKGMKNANQALLSGCSAGGLASILHCDEFRDLFPGTTKVKCLSDAGLFLDAVDVSGGRTLRNMFGGVVNLQEVEKNLPKTCINHLDPTSCFFPQNLIANVKTPLFILNAAYDSWQLQASLAPRSADPRGHWNDCTLNHALCNSSQIQFLQDFRNQMLDAIRDFSRSSQNGLFLNSCFAHCQSERQDTWFADDSPLIANKGIAESVGDWYFDREDVKAIDCAYPCDNTCHNLVFK; from the exons aTGAGGGTGGTTCTGACCGTGCTGGGGTATGCTTTTTGTGTTGCTGGGTTCGTCCTGAGCGGATCTGAACCTGGTTATTTTGAGGAATTCAATGCCAGGGAGTTGGACATAGACAAAGAGAAAGAGGGTCTGCTTTCTTTCTTGGAGAATCATGCGGCAGCAGCATCACCTTCCTCGCCAAATCCCCTCATGGTCCCCCTAACTCTTATTCAGGGAGCTGCTTCTAAAGCAgctg TTTGCTTGGATGGGACCCTGCCCGGTTATCATCTGCATCGTGGTCACGGATCTGGTGAAAACAGTTGGCTCATTCACTTAGAG GGAGGGGGATGGTGTTATACAAGAAGAAGTTGTGTTTACCGCAAAAATACTCGCCGTGGTTCATCGAATTTTATGGAAAAAGAAATACCATTCACGGGAATATTGAGCAATAAAGCTGAAGAAAATCCTG ATTTTTTCAACTGGAACAGAGTCAAGCTACGATATTGTGATGGGGCATCTTTCAGTGGGAGTGGTCAGAATGAG GCTGCACAACTCAATTTTCGAGGACAGCAGATTTGGTTAGCTGCTATGGAAGATTTAATGTCCAAGGGAATGAAGAATGCTAACCAG GCTCTTCTTTCCGGATGCTCTGCTGGGGGTCTAGCATCCATACTACACTGTGATGAGTTTCGGGATTTGTTTCCAGGAACTACAAAAGTGAAATGTCTAAGTGATGCTGGATTGTTCCTCGATGC AGTTGATGTGTCTGGAGGCCGCACTTTAAGGAATATGTTTGGAGGTGTGGTTAACTTACAG GAAGTTGAAAAGAATCTGCCAAAGACTTGCATCAACCACCTGGATCCAACTTCG TGCTTCTTTCCTCAGAATTTGATTGCAAATGTTAAGACACCATTGTTTATTCTTAATGCAGCCTATGATTCATGGCAG CTCCAAGCTAGCTTAGCTCCACGATCGGCTGATCCTCGTGGCCATTGGAATGACTGCACATTAAACCATGCGCTTTGTAATTCATCACAGATCCAGTTTCTCCagg ACTTTAGAAATCAAATGCTCGATGCCATTAGAGATTTCTCGAGGTCCAGTCAAAATGGATTATTCCTAAATTCCTGTTTTGCCCATTGCCAGTCTGAGAGGCAGGACACATGGTTCGCTGATGATTCTCCTCTAATCGCAAATAAG GGGATTGCAGAGTCTGTTGGAGACTGGTATTTCGATCGAGAGGATGTGAAAGCTATTGACTGTGCATACCCTTGTGATAACACCTGCCACAATCTAGTTTTCAAGTGA